The following are encoded together in the Tursiops truncatus isolate mTurTru1 chromosome 10, mTurTru1.mat.Y, whole genome shotgun sequence genome:
- the OGG1 gene encoding N-glycosylase/DNA lyase isoform X16 produces MLARSLLQRSMRHRTLASVPALWASIPCPRSELRLDLVLASGQSFRWREQSPAHWSGVLADQVWTLTQTEEHLYCTVYRGDKGRVGRPTLEELKAVRQYFRLDVSLAQLYHHWSSVDPHFQEVAQKFQGVRLLQQDPIECLFSFICSSNNNIARITGMVERLCQTFGPRLLQLDEVTYHGFPSLQALAGLHFLHP; encoded by the exons ATGTTAGCCCGCTCCCTTCTGCAGCGTAGCATGAGACATCGCACTCTAGCCTCCGTCCCGGCCCTGTGGGCCTCCATCCCCTGTCCACGCTCTGAGCTGCGCCTGGACCTGGTTCTGGCTTCTGGACAGTCATTCCG GTGGAGGGAGCAAAGCCCTGCGCACTGGAGTGGCGTGCTGGCCGACCAGGTATGGACACTGACCCAGACTGAGGAGCATCTTTACTGCACTGTGTACCGAGGGGATAAGGGCCGGGTTGGCAGGCCCACACTGGAAGAGCTAAAGGCCGTGCGACAGTACTTCCGGCTGGATGTCAGCCTTGCTCAGCTGTATCACCATTGGAGTTCTGTGGACCCCCACTTTCAAGAGGTGGCTCAGAAATTCCAAG GTGTGCGACTCCTGCAACAGGATCCCATCGAGTGTCTCTTCTCCTTCATCTGTTCCTCCAACAACAACATTGCCCGCATCACTGGCATGGTGGAGCGGCTCTGCCAGACCTTCGGACCTCGGCTCCTCCAGCTTGATGAGGTCACCTACCATGGCTTCCCCAGCTTGCAGGCCCTGGCTG GCCTTCATTTTCTCCATCCATAA